A DNA window from Streptomyces sp. 71268 contains the following coding sequences:
- a CDS encoding solute carrier family 23 protein, with the protein MAGFGWKLHGDGKNLRPGEVVKPDERLSWGRTAGLGAQHVVSMIGACFVAPVLMGLDPNLALMASGVATILFLLLTRGRIPSYLGSSLSFVGVAAVIAGQGGDAGTLTGALFVVGAALALCGVIIQVIGGKVIHAVLPPAVTGAVVMLIGFNLAPVTAGTYWPQDQWTALATMLFTGLALVVLRGFWARVAIFLGLVFGYVLSWVLDRTTGKIHSADGSGKVTDHWRIDFSGVADASWFGTPTFHAPSFEWSAILVALPVLVALIAENAGHVKAVGEMTGDPLDDKMGTAIAADGTASMLSTAVGGPATTTYAENIGVMAATRVYSTAAYWAAAGFAVLFGLCPKFGAVVAAIPGGVLGGITVILYGMIGLLGAQIWVRNKVDFSQPLNLVPAAAGVIIGIGGVSLKFTDNFELSGIALGTLIVLTGYHALRWLSKAAGTHRPALLDGGTTEYDSEAGK; encoded by the coding sequence ATGGCGGGCTTCGGATGGAAGCTGCACGGAGACGGCAAGAACCTGCGGCCGGGGGAGGTCGTCAAGCCGGACGAGCGGCTGTCGTGGGGGCGTACGGCCGGGCTCGGCGCCCAGCATGTTGTCTCGATGATCGGTGCCTGTTTCGTCGCCCCGGTCCTCATGGGCCTGGACCCGAACCTGGCCCTCATGGCGTCGGGCGTGGCGACGATCCTGTTCCTGCTGCTGACGCGGGGGCGGATTCCCAGCTACCTGGGGTCCTCGCTCTCCTTCGTCGGGGTCGCCGCCGTCATCGCCGGTCAGGGCGGTGACGCCGGCACGCTGACCGGCGCCCTGTTCGTGGTGGGTGCGGCGCTCGCGCTCTGTGGCGTGATCATCCAGGTCATCGGCGGTAAGGTCATCCACGCGGTCCTGCCGCCGGCGGTGACCGGCGCCGTGGTCATGCTGATCGGCTTCAACCTGGCGCCCGTGACCGCGGGCACCTACTGGCCGCAGGACCAGTGGACGGCCCTGGCCACGATGCTCTTCACCGGCCTGGCCCTGGTGGTGCTGCGCGGCTTCTGGGCGCGCGTCGCCATCTTCCTCGGCCTGGTCTTCGGGTACGTGCTCTCCTGGGTCCTCGACCGCACCACGGGCAAGATCCACTCGGCGGACGGCTCGGGCAAGGTGACCGACCACTGGCGGATCGACTTCTCCGGCGTCGCCGACGCGAGCTGGTTCGGCACGCCGACCTTCCACGCGCCCAGCTTCGAGTGGTCCGCGATCCTCGTGGCGCTGCCCGTCCTGGTGGCCCTGATCGCCGAGAACGCGGGCCACGTCAAGGCCGTCGGCGAGATGACCGGCGACCCGCTGGACGACAAGATGGGCACCGCGATCGCCGCGGACGGCACCGCCTCCATGCTCTCCACCGCGGTCGGCGGCCCGGCCACGACGACGTACGCCGAGAACATCGGCGTCATGGCCGCCACCCGGGTCTACTCGACGGCGGCCTACTGGGCGGCGGCCGGCTTCGCGGTGCTCTTCGGGCTCTGCCCCAAGTTCGGTGCCGTGGTGGCCGCGATCCCCGGCGGTGTGCTGGGCGGAATCACGGTCATCCTGTACGGCATGATCGGCCTGCTCGGCGCGCAGATCTGGGTGCGGAACAAGGTGGACTTCTCTCAGCCGCTGAACCTGGTGCCGGCCGCCGCGGGCGTGATCATCGGCATCGGCGGGGTCTCGCTGAAGTTCACCGACAACTTCGAGCTGAGCGGCATCGCCCTCGGCACCCTGATCGTGCTCACCGGCTACCACGCCCTGCGCTGGCTGTCCAAGGCCGCCGGCACCCACCGCCCGGCCCTCCTCGACGGCGGCACCACGGAGTACGACTCGGAGGCCGGCAAGTAA
- a CDS encoding DUF5995 family protein produces MTQAEQRYTTRPAPRRTAPPTVEEALHRMTALERALPGRDGVAVFNGVYLSVTQEVEDRLSAGHFHHGPAAEELTARFAARYLAAVDAAAHGGRPSPAWRPLFDLRRHPAVQPVQFALAGINAHIGNDLALALRDTCVSLGCEPASLEADFDRVGDVLTGMEERVREELMPGPDLLDIADPLTHLVGAWSLDRARDAAWGAFRALWGLREQPELAREFAERVDAGVGLVGRVLLTPLRPGD; encoded by the coding sequence ATGACGCAGGCCGAACAGCGATACACCACTCGCCCCGCCCCCCGGCGCACCGCTCCCCCCACCGTGGAGGAGGCGCTGCACCGGATGACCGCGTTGGAGCGCGCGCTGCCCGGGCGGGACGGGGTCGCCGTGTTCAACGGCGTGTACCTCTCGGTGACCCAGGAGGTCGAGGACCGGCTCTCGGCGGGCCACTTCCACCACGGGCCGGCGGCCGAGGAGCTGACGGCCCGGTTCGCGGCGCGCTACCTGGCCGCCGTGGACGCGGCGGCCCACGGCGGGCGCCCGTCGCCGGCCTGGCGCCCGCTGTTCGACCTGCGGCGGCATCCGGCGGTGCAGCCGGTGCAGTTCGCCCTGGCCGGGATCAACGCGCACATCGGCAACGACCTGGCCCTCGCGCTCCGCGACACCTGCGTCTCGCTCGGCTGCGAGCCGGCCTCGCTCGAGGCCGACTTCGACCGGGTGGGCGACGTGCTGACCGGCATGGAGGAGCGGGTCCGGGAGGAGCTGATGCCCGGACCCGACCTGCTCGACATCGCCGACCCGCTCACCCACCTGGTCGGGGCGTGGAGCCTGGACCGGGCCCGCGACGCGGCGTGGGGCGCCTTCCGGGCGCTGTGGGGACTGCGGGAACAGCCGGAACTCGCCCGGGAGTTCGCGGAGCGGGTCGACGCCGGCGTCGGCCTGGTGGGGCGGGTGCTGCTGACGCCGCTGCGGCCGGGCGACTGA
- a CDS encoding NAD(P)/FAD-dependent oxidoreductase, with amino-acid sequence MTSTVPTAAHDEQPTRPVEPPLTMFGPDFPYAYDDYLSHPAGLGQVPATEHGTEVAVIGGGLSGIVAAYELMKMGLRPVVYEADRIGGRLRTDRFEGCATDDGQPLTAEMGAMRFPPCSTALQHYIDLVGLETRPFPNPLAPGTPSTVVDLKGQSHYARTLEDLPEVYHQVMDAWNACLEEGADFSAMQRALRERDIPTIRAIWSQLVEKLDNQTFYGFLCDSPAFASFRHREIFGQVGFGTGGWDTDFPNSILEILRVVYTGADDDHRGIVGGSQQLPEQLWERAPQKITYWAQGTSLSSLHDGAPRPAVTRLHRTAGNRITVTDASGDIRTYRSAIFTAQSWMLLSKIECDDALFPIDHWTAVERTHYMESSKLFVPVDRPFWLDTDEETGRDVMSMTLTDRMTRGTYLLDNGPDQPAVICLSYTWCDDSLKWLPLSANERMEVMLKSLREIYPKVDIRQHIIGNPVTVSWENEPYFMGAFKANLPGHYRYQRRLFTHFMQDRLPADKRGIFLAGDDISWTAGWAEGAVQTALNAVWGVMHHLGGATDATNPGPGDVYDAIAPVELPED; translated from the coding sequence ATGACGTCCACGGTGCCCACCGCCGCCCACGACGAGCAGCCGACGCGGCCCGTCGAGCCGCCGCTCACGATGTTCGGGCCCGACTTCCCGTACGCGTACGACGACTACCTGAGCCACCCGGCCGGTCTCGGGCAGGTGCCCGCGACCGAGCACGGCACCGAGGTCGCGGTCATCGGCGGCGGCCTGTCCGGCATCGTCGCCGCCTACGAGCTCATGAAGATGGGGCTGCGCCCGGTCGTCTACGAGGCCGACCGGATCGGCGGCCGGCTGCGTACCGACCGCTTCGAGGGCTGCGCCACCGACGACGGCCAGCCGCTGACCGCCGAGATGGGCGCCATGCGCTTTCCGCCGTGCTCCACCGCCCTCCAGCACTACATCGACCTGGTGGGCCTGGAGACCCGGCCGTTCCCCAACCCGCTGGCCCCCGGCACCCCCTCCACCGTCGTGGACCTCAAGGGCCAGTCGCACTACGCGCGCACCCTGGAGGACCTGCCCGAGGTCTACCACCAGGTGATGGACGCCTGGAACGCCTGCCTGGAAGAGGGCGCGGACTTCTCCGCCATGCAGCGGGCGCTGCGCGAGCGGGACATCCCCACTATCCGCGCGATCTGGTCCCAGCTCGTGGAGAAGCTGGACAACCAGACGTTCTACGGCTTCCTCTGCGACTCCCCGGCCTTCGCGTCCTTCCGGCACCGGGAGATCTTCGGCCAGGTCGGGTTCGGCACCGGCGGCTGGGACACCGACTTCCCCAACTCCATCCTGGAGATCCTGCGCGTCGTCTACACCGGCGCCGACGACGACCACCGCGGCATCGTCGGCGGCAGCCAGCAACTGCCCGAGCAGCTGTGGGAGCGCGCACCGCAGAAGATCACGTACTGGGCGCAGGGCACCTCGCTCAGCTCGTTGCACGACGGCGCCCCGCGCCCCGCGGTCACCCGGCTGCACCGCACGGCGGGCAACCGGATCACGGTCACCGACGCGTCCGGCGACATCCGCACCTACCGCTCGGCGATCTTCACGGCGCAGAGCTGGATGCTGCTGTCCAAGATCGAGTGTGACGACGCGCTCTTCCCGATCGACCACTGGACGGCGGTGGAGCGCACCCACTACATGGAGTCCAGCAAGCTGTTCGTCCCCGTGGACCGGCCGTTCTGGCTGGACACCGACGAGGAGACCGGGCGGGACGTGATGAGCATGACGCTCACCGACCGCATGACCCGGGGCACCTACCTCCTCGACAACGGCCCGGACCAGCCCGCAGTGATCTGCCTCTCCTACACCTGGTGCGACGACAGCCTCAAGTGGCTGCCGCTGTCCGCGAACGAGCGGATGGAGGTCATGCTCAAGTCGCTGCGCGAGATCTACCCCAAGGTGGACATCCGCCAGCACATCATCGGCAACCCGGTGACCGTGTCCTGGGAGAACGAGCCGTACTTCATGGGCGCCTTCAAGGCCAACCTGCCGGGCCACTACCGCTACCAGCGGCGCCTGTTCACCCACTTCATGCAGGACCGGCTGCCCGCCGACAAGCGCGGCATCTTCCTGGCCGGCGACGACATCTCGTGGACGGCCGGCTGGGCCGAGGGCGCGGTACAGACGGCGCTGAACGCGGTATGGGGCGTGATGCACCACCTCGGCGGCGCGACGGACGCCACGAACCCGGGCCCGGGGGACGTCTACGACGCGATCGCGCCGGTGGAACTGCCGGAGGACTGA
- a CDS encoding carbon-nitrogen hydrolase family protein, whose amino-acid sequence MTTPRIALLQTSGRPGDVEHNLGLLDDAAARAAAAGARLLTVPELFLTGYAIGKRMSDLAEPADGPSAEAVARTAARHGVAVCYGYPERDGELIYNSAQLIDPSGERLLNYRKAHLYGAFEERWFTPGHPPVAQVELPALDGLRVGVMICYDVEFPEYVRAHALAGTDLLLVPTAQMHPFQFVAESLVPVRAFENQLYIAYVNRCGREGGLDFVGRTCLAGPDGIARARAGQGTELVTADVDTAFLAASREANPYLRDRRPALYTALS is encoded by the coding sequence ATGACCACGCCGCGCATCGCCCTGTTGCAGACGTCGGGACGACCCGGCGACGTCGAGCACAACCTGGGCCTCCTCGACGACGCGGCCGCCCGCGCCGCGGCCGCCGGCGCCCGGCTGCTCACCGTTCCGGAGCTGTTCCTGACCGGGTACGCGATCGGGAAGCGCATGTCCGACCTCGCCGAGCCGGCGGACGGCCCGTCCGCCGAGGCCGTCGCGCGCACGGCCGCCCGGCACGGCGTCGCCGTCTGCTACGGCTACCCCGAGCGCGACGGCGAGCTGATCTACAACTCGGCCCAGTTGATCGACCCGAGCGGCGAGCGCCTGCTCAACTACCGCAAGGCGCACCTGTACGGCGCGTTCGAGGAGCGCTGGTTCACGCCCGGGCACCCGCCCGTTGCCCAGGTCGAACTCCCCGCGCTGGACGGGCTGCGGGTCGGCGTCATGATCTGCTACGACGTGGAGTTCCCGGAGTACGTCCGCGCGCACGCGCTGGCCGGCACCGACCTGCTGCTGGTCCCGACCGCGCAGATGCACCCGTTCCAGTTCGTCGCCGAATCCCTCGTTCCGGTCCGCGCGTTCGAGAACCAGCTCTACATCGCGTACGTCAACCGCTGCGGGCGCGAGGGCGGGCTCGACTTCGTCGGTCGAACCTGCCTGGCCGGGCCCGACGGGATCGCCAGGGCCCGCGCAGGTCAGGGAACGGAGCTGGTGACGGCCGACGTCGACACGGCCTTCCTGGCCGCCTCGCGCGAGGCCAACCCGTATCTGCGCGACCGTCGCCCCGCGCTGTACACCGCCCTGAGCTGA
- a CDS encoding Lrp/AsnC family transcriptional regulator yields MRLNPLDERIVHALAEDARRSYADIGAEVGLSAPAVKRRVDRLRAEGAITGFTVRVDPVALGWQTEGFVELYCRRNTSPTDIHRGLSRYPEVVSASTVTGEADAIVQVFASDMRHFEGVLERIAGEPFVERTKSVLVLSPLLRRFSSGAPT; encoded by the coding sequence GTGCGACTGAACCCGCTCGACGAACGCATCGTGCACGCCCTCGCCGAGGACGCCCGACGCTCGTACGCCGACATCGGCGCCGAGGTCGGCCTGTCCGCCCCCGCCGTCAAGCGACGGGTGGACCGGCTGCGCGCCGAGGGCGCGATCACCGGCTTCACCGTACGCGTGGACCCCGTGGCGCTGGGCTGGCAGACCGAGGGCTTCGTCGAGCTGTACTGCCGCCGCAACACCTCGCCGACGGACATCCACCGCGGCCTCTCGCGCTACCCGGAGGTCGTGTCCGCCTCCACCGTCACGGGCGAGGCCGACGCCATCGTGCAGGTCTTCGCCTCCGATATGCGCCACTTCGAGGGTGTGTTGGAACGCATAGCGGGTGAGCCGTTCGTCGAGCGCACCAAGTCGGTCCTCGTCCTCTCTCCGCTGCTGCGGCGTTTCAGCTCCGGCGCCCCCACGTAG
- a CDS encoding class I SAM-dependent methyltransferase, translating into MDATRREGHEGTGPGAITPDGCAVEMYARLPAGDEPEIVAAHLPAGARLLELGSGAGRLTGPLVERGFEVVAVDESPEMLAHVRGARTVCSPIERLDLGERFDAVLLASFLVNTADEALGAALLRACARHVAPDGHVLVQRENDRWHDAATVPRSWERDGLRVRMASAEHRGADRVAVRMEYAYEGAEWSHSFVSRVLSDAEFEAELAAAGLTLDAYLTDDHSWACAVPTPRG; encoded by the coding sequence ATGGACGCCACGAGACGCGAGGGACACGAGGGGACGGGCCCGGGGGCCATCACGCCGGACGGCTGCGCCGTGGAGATGTACGCCCGCCTGCCCGCGGGTGACGAGCCGGAGATCGTGGCGGCCCACCTGCCGGCCGGGGCGCGGCTGCTCGAACTCGGCTCCGGCGCGGGGCGGTTGACCGGGCCGCTGGTGGAACGCGGCTTCGAGGTGGTCGCCGTGGACGAGTCGCCGGAGATGCTGGCGCACGTCAGGGGCGCGCGCACCGTGTGCTCGCCCATCGAGCGGCTCGACCTGGGCGAGCGCTTCGACGCCGTGCTCCTCGCCTCGTTCCTGGTGAACACGGCGGACGAGGCGCTGGGCGCGGCCTTGTTGCGCGCCTGCGCCCGGCACGTGGCGCCCGACGGCCACGTACTGGTGCAGCGCGAGAACGACCGCTGGCACGACGCGGCGACGGTGCCCCGATCCTGGGAGCGCGACGGGCTGCGCGTCCGCATGGCCTCGGCGGAGCACCGCGGCGCCGACCGGGTCGCGGTGCGCATGGAGTACGCGTACGAGGGGGCCGAGTGGAGCCACTCCTTCGTCTCCCGCGTGCTGTCGGACGCGGAGTTCGAGGCCGAACTCGCCGCCGCCGGGCTGACGTTGGACGCCTACCTGACGGACGACCACAGTTGGGCGTGCGCTGTGCCGACGCCGCGCGGCTGA